The bacterium genome window below encodes:
- the fliD gene encoding flagellar filament capping protein FliD, protein MPQSFMGIGSGFDVRGMVDALMAIERRPILAREDRKLEMEKKKDAWRDVNTRLKTLKDKVDPLIGEIFGETLWTKSKATSADESIVKVTPGTDVATGTYDLRIRRLATSSMSKSSGELNTNPSKISSQGVVAGLDKKVDLTKSFAEAGFDTTPDGTVSIGVGANTWTSADLSTYSSVQAFIDAANANSFINMRYKSDEDKFIIESTNGQSLTLSQTGSNGFLTEANITTVTNYATNESGLDTETKLYKANFNNKVAVDATGSFKINGETLSWDADTDTLNGLIGKINRSQAGVTAIYDESFDKIMLTSKEMGANNIEVSDLTGTFAANTLLLPSLGTAGQGALFTINSTSSADEIKKDTNVFTIGGVSYDLRKISKDIDESAVNPYSSAELTKISVVKDEGEIFNKIKEFVDQFNSTSEFLYTTSKSSEQKTERGVLVGEGSLSSLYTTLFNNATARQSGLGQDKFDELSEIGITSAKYARGTAVKLEINETKLKEAIKDNPKEVENLFGKDTDGDLKKDKGVAVSLFNYLKPLTTFGGTIENKVKLEENFIKDLNKQIANMERNLATTEERYKKSFAAMDKAYATMNRQIQMLGG, encoded by the coding sequence ATGCCCCAGTCATTTATGGGTATTGGTTCAGGTTTTGATGTTAGAGGCATGGTTGATGCCTTGATGGCTATCGAAAGAAGGCCTATTCTCGCACGGGAAGACCGTAAGTTAGAGATGGAAAAGAAAAAAGATGCCTGGCGAGATGTCAATACCCGACTAAAGACTTTAAAAGATAAGGTCGACCCCTTAATAGGAGAAATATTTGGAGAAACGCTCTGGACCAAATCAAAAGCTACTTCAGCCGATGAAAGTATAGTCAAGGTCACGCCAGGAACTGATGTCGCAACTGGAACCTATGATCTAAGAATAAGAAGATTAGCTACCAGCTCGATGAGCAAAAGTAGCGGCGAATTAAATACCAACCCTTCTAAGATAAGTAGCCAGGGAGTAGTGGCGGGCTTAGACAAGAAAGTAGATTTGACTAAGAGTTTTGCCGAAGCTGGTTTTGATACTACCCCTGATGGCACCGTCTCTATTGGAGTAGGAGCAAATACCTGGACTTCCGCTGATTTAAGTACTTATAGTAGTGTTCAAGCATTTATAGACGCGGCTAATGCTAATTCTTTTATTAATATGAGATATAAGAGTGATGAGGATAAATTTATTATCGAAAGCACCAATGGACAAAGCTTAACTTTAAGCCAGACTGGAAGTAATGGCTTTTTAACTGAGGCCAATATTACGACAGTCACTAATTATGCCACTAATGAAAGTGGCCTGGATACTGAAACTAAGCTTTATAAAGCTAATTTTAATAATAAAGTAGCCGTAGATGCTACTGGTTCTTTTAAGATTAACGGAGAAACACTTTCTTGGGACGCCGATACAGATACCCTTAATGGCTTAATAGGGAAAATAAATCGATCCCAGGCTGGAGTTACGGCTATTTATGATGAGTCTTTTGACAAGATAATGCTTACCTCAAAAGAGATGGGGGCTAATAATATTGAAGTAAGCGATCTCACGGGAACATTTGCTGCCAACACTCTTTTGTTGCCTTCATTAGGAACAGCAGGTCAAGGGGCTTTATTTACTATTAACTCTACTTCCAGTGCTGATGAAATCAAGAAAGACACTAATGTCTTTACCATTGGGGGTGTCTCTTATGATTTAAGAAAGATCAGTAAAGACATTGATGAATCTGCCGTTAATCCATATAGTAGCGCGGAACTTACCAAAATTTCCGTAGTTAAGGATGAAGGAGAAATCTTTAATAAGATCAAGGAATTTGTAGATCAATTTAATAGTACCTCAGAATTCTTATATACTACCAGCAAGAGTAGCGAGCAAAAAACAGAAAGAGGAGTTTTGGTAGGAGAGGGATCGCTCTCTAGTCTTTATACTACTTTATTTAATAATGCCACTGCTCGTCAGTCAGGTTTAGGCCAAGATAAATTTGATGAACTTTCTGAAATAGGTATTACTAGTGCTAAATATGCCCGAGGAACAGCCGTAAAATTAGAGATTAATGAAACTAAATTAAAAGAAGCTATTAAGGATAACCCCAAAGAAGTAGAAAATTTATTTGGAAAAGATACGGATGGCGATTTAAAAAAAGATAAAGGAGTAGCGGTGAGCTTATTTAATTATTTAAAACCTTTGACCACCTTTGGAGGAACCATAGAAAATAAAGTTAAATTAGAGGAAAACTTCATCAAAGACTTAAATAAGCAGATAGCTAATATGGAGAGAAATTTAGCCACTACAGAAGAAAGATATAAGAAGAGCTTTGCCGCTATGGACAAAGCTTACGCCACCATGAACAGGCAAATACAAATGCTCGGAGGTTAG
- a CDS encoding flagellar protein FlaG: MENMEVIHPLARVKVASKGEEIKKEASQEQEVERKKEEPEDITETVELLNKTSLAYDRGIEFTVHKDPDRIIIKVIDQETKEVIREVPSEEIMDLLTDLHKLNGLLFDKVS; the protein is encoded by the coding sequence ATGGAAAACATGGAAGTTATTCATCCTCTAGCCAGAGTAAAGGTAGCTTCAAAAGGAGAAGAGATAAAAAAAGAAGCCTCTCAAGAACAAGAAGTAGAAAGAAAGAAAGAAGAACCAGAAGATATAACAGAAACGGTGGAGCTACTTAATAAAACTTCCCTCGCTTACGATCGAGGGATAGAGTTTACTGTCCATAAAGACCCTGATAGAATCATCATCAAAGTAATTGACCAAGAGACCAAAGAGGTTATTAGAGAAGTTCCCAGTGAAGAGATAATGGATTTACTTACCGATTTACACAAGTTAAACGGTTTACTTTTCGATAAAGTATCTTAA